The nucleotide window TATGAGGTTTGGCAGGGATATACCGAACGACCTTTTCAAGCGTATGGCGGGGTAACAGTAAAGTTATAATTACGAATGGATAAAGAATTTTTACAGGCTTTTTCTGAAATCGTAAGGGAAGAAGTTTCTCGAAAAAATGACGTGTATCTGGAAGGGATTGGCCGATTTGCCTTTGAGCATCAGAAGCAGTTTCAAAAGCAGTTCGACAGCGGACGGGTTGTGATGATGCCGCCCAAAGACACCATCACATTTATTCCGGAAAATTAACTGGGGATATGACTATCGATAAAGAACAACTGATATCACTGCTTGAAGATAAAACGGGACTGGAGCGCGAGCAGGTTGAAGGACAGCTGTCTCAATTAATTGACCGAATTCGCAAAGCCGCTGAAGAAGGTAAAGACTTTGAGATTGAAGGGTTTGGGACTTTTAGCATGACGGAGGAGGGACTGCAATTTGCGCCTGCCGATAAGCTGGAAACCGAGATCAATAATAAATATGCCGGGATGAAGCCCATCGAGCTTATCGGGGCTTTTAAGGAACCGGAAACGGATGAAGAGATTCCCGAGATTGATGTAGATGAAAGTAGTACTGATAGTGATGATAAATGGGCTCTGGATACTGATGCTATGAGTAATAGTGATGAGTCGGAAGATGAGGAATCTTTTGCTCCACAGAAACCTCAGCCAGTTTTAGATGAAACGAAATCGAATGAGGGCGAAGAACCCCAGCCTGTTGATTCCTCTGATGACTTAGAAGATGGAGCTGAGGAAGAAACTGTTTTAGAGGAGTTGGATCAGGAGTCTGCGAAAGAAAAAGTTGATTCTGCGGGTGAAAGAGTCGATGAAGAATCGGATGATTTACTGGGGACTATTTTAGTTGCAGCTGTCGTTGTCTTAGCTGTGGGAGTTGGTGGTTGGCTCACTTATGATTTGGGATTTTCTAATCAAGTTGTTGCCACAAATTCAACAACTACAGAACAATCAACCAGTGATGATAAGAGGGCGGACACAGGGTTATCATCAGAATCTGAAGAAACAGGTGAGAACATTTCGGAACCTGAGCAGCAAACACAAGTACCAAATGGGGGCGAAACAGAGCAGTCTTCCGAGCCGGAACAGGAACAATATGGATTATTAGGTGAGGCCAACGATGGGATTAGCAATGGGTATACCATTGTGGTTCACTCACTCCGTGATCGACAAACGGCCGAACAGAATCGCCAACGATTACAGGAAGATGGTTATCGAGCATTAATCAACCATGCAAAAATTCAAGGTGTTACGTATTATCGTGTGGGAATTGGGCAGTTTGAAACCGTGGATGATGCACAAGAAGCTCTGTCTGATATCCCGAAGCGATTCCGAGGCAACAATTTCATAAAGCGAATTCAATAACAGAACGGTAATAAAACATTATGCAAGCTTTATTCTTTTTTTTAGTACAAGCACAATCTGATACCACTGCTGCCGCTGATACGTTAAGCATGGCAGCACAAGAAGAAAACATGTCAATGTTTGAGCTACTGGCCGAAGGGGGAGTGCTTATGATTCCATTGTTTCTCCTTTCGATTGTAGCCATCTACGTAATTGCAGAGCGTTGGCGCTCGCTGAATAATGCTCGCATCGAGATTGATGGTTTTTTGCGATCTGTTGAAGGCATGCTTAAAGATGGGGACCGCCAACGTGCCTTAACCTATTGTGATGGTATCGATAAGCCGCTTGCCCGTATTTTAAAAGCCGGTATTCGTCGGTTAGGTCGCCCTATACGGGATATTGAAGATGCGATTGGCAATGCCGGAAAAAAAGAAATTTATCATCTCGAAAAACGGATGAACTGGCTGGCAACAATCGCTGGTGTAGCTCCA belongs to Fodinibius sp. Rm-B-1B1-1 and includes:
- a CDS encoding MotA/TolQ/ExbB proton channel family protein → MQALFFFLVQAQSDTTAAADTLSMAAQEENMSMFELLAEGGVLMIPLFLLSIVAIYVIAERWRSLNNARIEIDGFLRSVEGMLKDGDRQRALTYCDGIDKPLARILKAGIRRLGRPIRDIEDAIGNAGKKEIYHLEKRMNWLATIAGVAPLIGFTGTVTGMIEAFMDIQSLQGNVNPSVLAGGIWEALITTATGLIVGIIAYGFYNFLLGKINRMVHELENASADFVDMLQAPSNKKDKERQKVG
- a CDS encoding HU family DNA-binding protein, producing the protein MDKEFLQAFSEIVREEVSRKNDVYLEGIGRFAFEHQKQFQKQFDSGRVVMMPPKDTITFIPEN
- a CDS encoding SPOR domain-containing protein: MTIDKEQLISLLEDKTGLEREQVEGQLSQLIDRIRKAAEEGKDFEIEGFGTFSMTEEGLQFAPADKLETEINNKYAGMKPIELIGAFKEPETDEEIPEIDVDESSTDSDDKWALDTDAMSNSDESEDEESFAPQKPQPVLDETKSNEGEEPQPVDSSDDLEDGAEEETVLEELDQESAKEKVDSAGERVDEESDDLLGTILVAAVVVLAVGVGGWLTYDLGFSNQVVATNSTTTEQSTSDDKRADTGLSSESEETGENISEPEQQTQVPNGGETEQSSEPEQEQYGLLGEANDGISNGYTIVVHSLRDRQTAEQNRQRLQEDGYRALINHAKIQGVTYYRVGIGQFETVDDAQEALSDIPKRFRGNNFIKRIQ